From one Helicoverpa zea isolate HzStark_Cry1AcR chromosome 10, ilHelZeax1.1, whole genome shotgun sequence genomic stretch:
- the LOC124633863 gene encoding uncharacterized protein LOC124633863 isoform X1: MCARDVYEGSVRGMCVEKDVLRGLRILYQPVHRRSLLEVEVRKIDNNMDNWKKKILLYLTICDEEMEAEDTEFISSIILSNTRTHRFWIRNHIKYHRLHGEFFTFFHTADDEIFENSYRVSRSNFYELHNLIENIIKKEDTHYRECISTKEKLAVCLKYLSTGSSFTRLAENFRIGVASVSRIVAEVCNALWLVLQPLVIPKPTKDDWKRIAKDFQELWQFKNCLGALDGKHVYIMCPANTGSSFFNYKQRFSIVLMCLADARRKIIMVDVGSMGRFSDAGIFDDSVFGKYLKEKRLNLPEPEPLYEGGEPVPFVFIGDEAFPLMENFMRPYPRDQLDQQKRIFNYRLSRARRIVEATFGVLARKWYVYRKDFECRVETVDKIVKATCVMHNFLIERQSNYLDCIDNTNTSTLVSVPSISVVVSSDSYDVREKYCSYFNNQGKVSWQDTRISSRIHRTQ; encoded by the exons ATGTGTGCGAGGGATGTGTACGAGGGAAGTGTGCGAGGAATGTGTGTTGAGAAAGATGTGTTGCGAGGTTTGCGCATACTGTACCAGCCAGTCCATAGACGGAGTTTGTTGGAAGTAGAAGTGCgcaaaatagataataatatggataattggaaaaagaaaatacttttatatttaacaaTTTGTGATGAAGAAATGGAAGCAGAAGATACGGAGTTTATTAGTTCTATAATTTTGAGCAATACAAGAACACACAGGTTTTGGATACGTAACCATATTAAATATCATCGATTACATGGAGAATTCTTTACCTTTTTTCATACggctgatgatgaaatattCGAAAATTCTTATCGAGTATCTAGAAGTAACTTTTATGAGTTACACAATTTGATTGAGAACATTATCAAGAAAGAAGACACTCACTACAGAGAATGCATCAGCACCAAGGAAAAATTGGCGGTATGtttaaa GTATTTATCCACGGGCTCGTCGTTCACACGATTGGCAGAAAATTTTAGGATTGGAGTAGCAAGTGTGTCGAGAATTGTGGCAGAAGTTTGTAATGCTCTTTGGCTTGTTTTACAACCTCTTGTTATTCCAAAACCTACCAAAGACGACTGGAAGCGAATAGCAAAGGATTTTCAAGAGCTATGGCAGTTTAAAAATTGTTTGGGGGCTCTAGACGGTAAACATGTTTATATAATGTGTCCTGCAAACACTGGGTcctctttttttaattacaaacaaagATTTTCTATAGTGCTTATGTGCTTAGCTGACGCTAGGAGAAAGATTATAATGGTTGATGTGGGATCCATGGGAAGATTTAGTGATGCTGGAATATTTGATGATAgtgtttttggaaaatatttgaaagaaaaaagattGAATCTTCCAGAACCTGAACCATTATATGAAGGAGGTGAACCAGTACCATTTGTATTCATTGGAGATGAGGCTTTTCCTTTGATGGAAAATTTCATGCGCCCATATCCGCGGGACCAGTTAGACCAACAGAAACGTATATTTAACTATAGACTTTCGAGGGCACGTCGCATTGTAGAAGCTACATTCGGTGTATTGGCACGAAAGTGGTATGTGTATCGTAAAGACTTTGAATGCAGAGTGGAAACGGTTGACAAAATCGTAAAAGCCACATGTGTAATGcataattttttaattgaaagacaAAGTAATTATTTGGATTGCATTGATAACACAAATACAAGTACTCTTGTATCGGTTCCTAGCATTTCCGTCGTCGTGTCAAGTGATAGTTATGATGTAAGAGAGAAATACTGCTCTTATTTCAATAATCAAGGAAAAGTGTCATGGCAAGATACTCGTATTTCGTCACGAATTCATCGCACACAATAA
- the LOC124633863 gene encoding uncharacterized protein LOC124633863 isoform X2 gives MCARDVYEGSVRGMCVEKDVLRGLRILYQPVHRRSLLEVEVRKIDNNMDNWKKKILLYLTICDEEMEAEDTEFISSIILSNTRTHRFWIRNHIKYHRLHGEFFTFFHTADDEIFENSYRVSRSNFYELHNLIENIIKKEDTHYRECISTKEKLAVCLKYLSTGSSFTRLAENFRIGVASVSRIVAEVCNALWLVLQPLVIPKPTKDDWKRIAKDFQELWQFKNCLGALDEPEPLYEGGEPVPFVFIGDEAFPLMENFMRPYPRDQLDQQKRIFNYRLSRARRIVEATFGVLARKWYVYRKDFECRVETVDKIVKATCVMHNFLIERQSNYLDCIDNTNTSTLVSVPSISVVVSSDSYDVREKYCSYFNNQGKVSWQDTRISSRIHRTQ, from the exons ATGTGTGCGAGGGATGTGTACGAGGGAAGTGTGCGAGGAATGTGTGTTGAGAAAGATGTGTTGCGAGGTTTGCGCATACTGTACCAGCCAGTCCATAGACGGAGTTTGTTGGAAGTAGAAGTGCgcaaaatagataataatatggataattggaaaaagaaaatacttttatatttaacaaTTTGTGATGAAGAAATGGAAGCAGAAGATACGGAGTTTATTAGTTCTATAATTTTGAGCAATACAAGAACACACAGGTTTTGGATACGTAACCATATTAAATATCATCGATTACATGGAGAATTCTTTACCTTTTTTCATACggctgatgatgaaatattCGAAAATTCTTATCGAGTATCTAGAAGTAACTTTTATGAGTTACACAATTTGATTGAGAACATTATCAAGAAAGAAGACACTCACTACAGAGAATGCATCAGCACCAAGGAAAAATTGGCGGTATGtttaaa GTATTTATCCACGGGCTCGTCGTTCACACGATTGGCAGAAAATTTTAGGATTGGAGTAGCAAGTGTGTCGAGAATTGTGGCAGAAGTTTGTAATGCTCTTTGGCTTGTTTTACAACCTCTTGTTATTCCAAAACCTACCAAAGACGACTGGAAGCGAATAGCAAAGGATTTTCAAGAGCTATGGCAGTTTAAAAATTGTTTGGGGGCTCTAGACG AACCTGAACCATTATATGAAGGAGGTGAACCAGTACCATTTGTATTCATTGGAGATGAGGCTTTTCCTTTGATGGAAAATTTCATGCGCCCATATCCGCGGGACCAGTTAGACCAACAGAAACGTATATTTAACTATAGACTTTCGAGGGCACGTCGCATTGTAGAAGCTACATTCGGTGTATTGGCACGAAAGTGGTATGTGTATCGTAAAGACTTTGAATGCAGAGTGGAAACGGTTGACAAAATCGTAAAAGCCACATGTGTAATGcataattttttaattgaaagacaAAGTAATTATTTGGATTGCATTGATAACACAAATACAAGTACTCTTGTATCGGTTCCTAGCATTTCCGTCGTCGTGTCAAGTGATAGTTATGATGTAAGAGAGAAATACTGCTCTTATTTCAATAATCAAGGAAAAGTGTCATGGCAAGATACTCGTATTTCGTCACGAATTCATCGCACACAATAA
- the LOC124633863 gene encoding uncharacterized protein LOC124633863 isoform X3 yields the protein MLSYRSQKISNRYLSTGSSFTRLAENFRIGVASVSRIVAEVCNALWLVLQPLVIPKPTKDDWKRIAKDFQELWQFKNCLGALDGKHVYIMCPANTGSSFFNYKQRFSIVLMCLADARRKIIMVDVGSMGRFSDAGIFDDSVFGKYLKEKRLNLPEPEPLYEGGEPVPFVFIGDEAFPLMENFMRPYPRDQLDQQKRIFNYRLSRARRIVEATFGVLARKWYVYRKDFECRVETVDKIVKATCVMHNFLIERQSNYLDCIDNTNTSTLVSVPSISVVVSSDSYDVREKYCSYFNNQGKVSWQDTRISSRIHRTQ from the exons ATGTTGTCTTACAGATCGCAAAAAATCAGTAACAG GTATTTATCCACGGGCTCGTCGTTCACACGATTGGCAGAAAATTTTAGGATTGGAGTAGCAAGTGTGTCGAGAATTGTGGCAGAAGTTTGTAATGCTCTTTGGCTTGTTTTACAACCTCTTGTTATTCCAAAACCTACCAAAGACGACTGGAAGCGAATAGCAAAGGATTTTCAAGAGCTATGGCAGTTTAAAAATTGTTTGGGGGCTCTAGACGGTAAACATGTTTATATAATGTGTCCTGCAAACACTGGGTcctctttttttaattacaaacaaagATTTTCTATAGTGCTTATGTGCTTAGCTGACGCTAGGAGAAAGATTATAATGGTTGATGTGGGATCCATGGGAAGATTTAGTGATGCTGGAATATTTGATGATAgtgtttttggaaaatatttgaaagaaaaaagattGAATCTTCCAGAACCTGAACCATTATATGAAGGAGGTGAACCAGTACCATTTGTATTCATTGGAGATGAGGCTTTTCCTTTGATGGAAAATTTCATGCGCCCATATCCGCGGGACCAGTTAGACCAACAGAAACGTATATTTAACTATAGACTTTCGAGGGCACGTCGCATTGTAGAAGCTACATTCGGTGTATTGGCACGAAAGTGGTATGTGTATCGTAAAGACTTTGAATGCAGAGTGGAAACGGTTGACAAAATCGTAAAAGCCACATGTGTAATGcataattttttaattgaaagacaAAGTAATTATTTGGATTGCATTGATAACACAAATACAAGTACTCTTGTATCGGTTCCTAGCATTTCCGTCGTCGTGTCAAGTGATAGTTATGATGTAAGAGAGAAATACTGCTCTTATTTCAATAATCAAGGAAAAGTGTCATGGCAAGATACTCGTATTTCGTCACGAATTCATCGCACACAATAA
- the LOC124633864 gene encoding uncharacterized protein LOC124633864 has protein sequence MDEKLIDAVQKFPCLWNTSLSFYKCNETKDAAWEEIVKEIQYKDVKSAKYRWKQLRDSHRDALKRQKSKKSGQATTKTREWKYQKLMEFLLPYMANRDRESSYKEDISSPNNENDSSQSTQYSLNQDDSSQSTEHTPNQADNPNNLYEIASTSGISTDSVTPSSSKKKKGDELSILIQKHMKNQEDFRKERQELRELLKPTDCDDTDHFFLSMAKTFKKLPDYMQVPLKRKLFNMISEAEESYVLSWYNQNIGYSSSSDSSIAVGSNIAGQMDLPPQLDPEQLGYSSSSGRNTNKTVGQMDSSFQLEAVQPASPGTQHSDLQTPNTSNKVGTEPNLP, from the exons ATGGACGAAAAATTAATTGATGCCGTTCAAAAGTTTCCGTGTTTGTGGAACACTTCTTTGTCATTTTACAAATGTAATGAAACTAAGGACGCTGCGTGGGAGGAAATAGTCAAAGAAATACAATATAAAGATG TGAAAAGCGCTAAGTATCGTTGGAAACAACTACGGGATAGCCATCGGGACGCGCTAAAGAGGCAGAAATCTAAAAAAAGCGGACAGGCTACAACCAAAACACGTGAATGGAAATACCAAAAATTGATGGAATTTCTTTTACCGTACATGGCCAACAGAGATAGAGAGTCAAGTTATAAAGAGGATATTTCGTCaccaaataatgaaaatgactcTTCGCAAAGCACTCAATATTCATTAAACCAAGATGACTCTTCGCAGAGCACTGAACATACACCAAATCAAGCTGACAATCCCAACAATCTTTACGAAATAGCCTCAACTTCAGGCATTTCAACAGATTCGGTCACCCCGTCATCatcaaagaagaaaaaaggcgatgaattatcaattttaatacaaaaacatatgaaAAATCAAGAAGATTTTCGAAAAGAAAGGCAAGAATTAAGAGAACTTTTAAAACCAACGGACTGCGATGATACTGatcatttttttctttcaatggcgaaaacatttaaaaaattaccaGATTACATGCAAGTTCCTTTAAAAAGgaaactttttaatatgattagcGAAGCCGAAGAATCTTACGTGCTGTCGTGGTATAATCAAAATATTGGTTATTCTTCAAGCTCTGATAGCAGTATAGCAGTAGGTAGTAATATAGCAGGCCAGATGGATTTGCCGCCTCAGCTGGATCCTGAACAACTTGGTTATTCTTCAAGCTCTGgtagaaatacaaataaaacagtgGGCCAGATGGATTCATCTTTCCAACTGGAAGCTGTACAACCAGCATCTCCGGGAACACAACATTCAGACCTACAAACGCCAAATACTTCAAACAAAGTAGGAACAGAGCCTAATTTGCCATGA